One genomic window of Nicotiana sylvestris chromosome 10, ASM39365v2, whole genome shotgun sequence includes the following:
- the LOC138880082 gene encoding uncharacterized protein, giving the protein MGGMRPPNNMTPYPRPQGYNNQQQGYLPPQQQHGERQEDGFTRLEAMMQHVIGSNAKINERVDTHDAAIKNIEVQLGQISMSLNNRPQGTLPADTQINPKDQGPKQLMAVSLRNGRDLDVEQERARENIQAETFIPVPIELDESMILTKVTVQPAQEEKNIQQKTEKVAESVEEPVVEIESDKEKSQVIGKKRPPAPFPQRLAKYQKEEQYKKFFEMLKQIQVNIPLIEALKKMPGYAKMMKDLMSRKFDFQDLATVTLTQTCSAVVTRPIAEKLSDPCSFTIPCTIGNFAFAKALCDLGASINLMPLAMYKRLGIGRARPTSMLLQLADRTVKRPFGILDDVLIQVGKFVFPVDFVILDCKVDEEIPIILGRPLFSTGRALIDCETGELKMRLNDEEITFNVQKSMR; this is encoded by the coding sequence atgggaggtatgagacctcccAACAATATGACACCTTATCCAAGACCACAGGGGTACAACAATCAGCAGCAAGGGTATCTCCCACCTCAGCAACAACATGGTGAAAGGcaagaagatgggttcacaagacTTGAAGCAATGATGCAGCATGTGATTGGGTCcaatgcaaaaataaatgaaagagtaGATACACATGACGCAGCAATCAAAAATATTGAAGTGCAATTGGGCCAAATTTCaatgtctctgaacaatcgtcctcaGGGGACATTACCTGCAGACACCCAAATTAATCCAAAAGATCAGGGCCCAAAACAGCTGATGGCGGTGAGTCTCCGTAATGGCAGGGATCTAGATGTAGAACAAGAGAGAGCTCGAGAAAATATACAGGCTGAGACATTCAttccagtgcccattgagctggatgagtcTATGATACTGACAAAAGTGACAGTCCAACCTGCTCAGGAAGAAAAGAACATTCAGCAAAAGACCGAGAAAGTAGCTGAGTCAGTTGAAGAGCCAGTAGTTGAAATAGAATCTGATAAAGAGAAGTCCCAagtgattgggaagaagagacctcctgcaCCCTTTCCACAGAGGCTAGCCAAGTATCAAAAGGAGGAGCAGTATAAAAAGTTCTTTGAAATGctcaaacaaatccaggtaaatattccactGATTGAAGCTTTAAAGAAGATGCCTGGGtacgcaaaaatgatgaaggacttgatgtcccggaAATTTGATTTTCAAGACTTGGCTACGGTTACACTTACTCAGAcctgtagtgcagtggtgacGAGACCTATTGCTGAAAAGCTGTCTGACCCATGtagctttacaattccatgcactattgggaatTTTGCCTTTGCTAAGGCACTCTGTGATTTAGGGGCTAGCATTAATCTCATGCCCCTGGCTATGTATAAGAGGTTGGGCATTGGGAGAGCTAGACCTACCTCTATGTTGTTGCAACTGGCCGACAGGACTGTGAAGCGTCCATTCGGTATCCTTGATGATGTGCTGATTCAGgtggggaaatttgtgttccctgtagattttgtgatcttggattgcaaagtggatgaagagattcctATAATCTTAGGAAGACCATTATTTTCCACGGGGAGAGCTCTGATTGACTGTGAGACTGGGGAGCTCAAAATGAGACTTAATGATGAGGAAATAACGTTCAATGTGCAGAAGTCTATGAGGTGA